The DNA region GGCGAGGTGCTGCGGGTCCGCATGCACGAGTACACCGCCGCGCCGAAGATGCTCGAAGCGGTCGCGATCCTCGGCGAGGACGCGAGTTTCGACCTGCTGGCACAGCTCGCCGGGGTCGACGAGGGCACCGCGATGGAGGCCATCGACACGATGGTGCGCGTGCACCTGCTGTCCAACAGCCACCGGCCGTCGCTGACGTACCGGTTCGTCCGCAACTCGGTGCTCGCCGACATGCCGCTCACCACCAGAGCGGTCACCCAGTCGCGGGCGGCTCGGCTCCTGCACGACGCGGGTGCGGCGCCGGAGCGGGTCGGCGTTCATCTCCTGGAGGCGACCGCGATCAGGATTCCGTGGGCGGTCGACGTCCTGCGGCTGGCCGCGCGGCATTCGGTGGTCGAGGGCGACCCGGAGCTGTCCGTCCAGTTCCTTTCGCGCGCGCTCGAAGAACGGCTCAGCGAACGCAAGCGGATGGCGATCCTGCTCCAGCTCGCGCACGCGGAATTCCACTGCGACCCGGATTCGGCGCCGGCCAGGGTGCGCGAGGCCGTCGACCACATCGACGACCGGGAAACCGCGGCCTTCGTCGCGACGGCCATGATCCTTTCGCTGTGCTGCGGCCCGGACGCGCGGCTGGCGATCAACTCCGCCGGCCAGTTCGCCGCACGGCTCGACGCGGGCGGGCCCGACGCCGTCTGGCCGCTGCTGTGCATGACCTATCTCGCCGAGGCGGGCAGCAGACTCGGGCCACCGCCGGACTTCCGCGACTTCGAACGGCAATGGGCGCCGCTGAACGATCCTGCCGCGCAGCAGAGCCGATCGGGTCTGCTCGCGCTCGACACGGTGCGCGGCGGGACGTCTTCGGCGAACGCCGTCCGCCATTTCGGGGAGGCGTTGTCCGGCGAGCAACCCGAACTGTTCGAGCAGCCGTACTTCTTCACGCTCGCGACGGCCGCGCTCGCCGACGAACCCGCGCTCACGGACAAGCTCTGCCAAGTGCTCGACACCAAACGCCTGCCGTGGGACTTCCACGTGCCGAAAGGCGCGCTGGCCACCCTCGCCCGCGGGATCGCCCTGCAGGCCGGCGGAGACCTGGTGCGCGCGAGTGTCCACTTCGAATCGCTGGTGCGGCAATTCGACGAACGCGGCGTCACGAGCCGTTGCCCGATAGCGGTGCTGTGCGCGGCGAGACTTGTCGAAGTCTCGGTCGACCTCGGCCGCCACGACGTCGCGAAGGCTCTGCTGGAGCGCATCGATTTCGGTGCCACACAAGCACTTTTCACGCACAACTATCTGCTCTACGCCCGCGGCAGGCTTCGTGCGGCCACCGGCGAACCGGAACTCGGGTACGAAGACCTGCGCGGCTGCGGCCGCCGTCTCGAACACCACGGCATGCGCTTCCCCGGCTTCGCCCCTTGGCGGGCGCACGCCGCCCGCACCGCGCTGGCGCTCGGCCGCACCGACGCGGCGGCCAGGCTCGCCGAGGAGGACCTGGAGGCGGCGGAACGCTGGGGAGCGCCGAGGATCCTCGGCGGCGCGCTGACCACGGCCGGCCTCGTCCGCGAAGACGACGAGGGCGAACGCCTGCTCGCCAAGGCCGTCGACGTCCTTGGCGGGTCGACCGCGAAACTCGCGCTGGCCGAAGCGCTGACCGAGCTCGGCGTGCTGCAGGCCCGGCACGGGCAAGCCGAGAAGGCGGTCGGAACGCTGCGAACGGCCGTGCAGTCGAGCAAGCACTGCGGGGCGCGGCCGCTGGAGAGGCGGGCCGCGGAGGCGCTGCGAGACGCGCGGACGAGTCTCACGACGGCGAAGGACAACGAACACGGCCTCACCAAACAGGAATACCGCGTCGCGCTGATGGCGTCGCAGGGTCTCACCAACCGGGAGATCGCCGAAGCACTGCACCTGACCCGCCGCACCGTCGAACTGCATTTGTCCGGGGCCTACCGCAAACTCGGCATCACCGGGCGCACCGAATTGAGTTCCGCGCTCGGACGGTCTCAGCGCGTGGACGCCGATTGACGGTTTCCGGGAGTGGCGGGTTCACTCCGCGGCATGCCGGGAATCGCATCCGAACCACTCAAATTCGCCTATTGGGTCCCCAATGTGAGCGGCGGCCTGGTCACCAGTGACATCGAGCAGCGCACCGACTGGGGATACGAGTACAACCGGGATCTCGCCGTCCTCGCGGAGAACAGCGGGTTCGAATACGCGCTGAGCCAGGTCCGCTACACGGCCAGCTACGGTGCCGCCTACCAGCACGAATCGACCGGATTCAGCCTCGCGCTGCTGCTCGCGACGCAGCGGCTGAAGGTGATCGCGGCCGTCCACCCCGGACTGTGGCATCCCGGGGTGCTCGCGAAGTTCATCGCGAGCGCGGACGTGATCTCCGGCGGGCGCGCGGCGGTCAACGTGGTCAGCGGCTGGTTCAAGGACGAATTCACCGGCCTCGGTGAACCATGGCTGGAACACGACGAACGGTATCGTCGTTCGGAAGAATTCATTCGCGTGCTGAAGGAACTCTGGACGAACGACCACGCCGAATTCACCGGTGATTTCTATCGGATCCACGATTTCGACATCGAACCCAAACCGGTCGGGCGGCCGCATCCGGAGATCTTCCAGGGCGGCAACTCCACCGCCGCGAGGAAGCTCGCGGGCCGGGTCTCCGACTGGTACTTCAGCAACGGCAAGGACTTCGACGGGTTCAGCGAGCAGGTCGAGGATGTCCGCGGCTACGCGGCCGCGAACGACCACACCGTCCGATTCGGGCTCAACGGTTTCGTGATCGCACGGGAGACCGAGAGCGAGGCGAAGGCCGTGCTGCGCGAGATCGTCGAGAAGGCGGACACCGAGGCCGTCGAGGGCTTCCGGAGCGCCGTCAAGCAGGCGGGAAGCTCCACATCGGACAAGAAGGGGATGTGGGCCGACTCGGAGTTCCAGGATCTGGTGCAGTACAACGACGGCTTTCGCACCGGGCTCATCGGCACGCCGGAGCAGATCGCCGACCGCGCCATCGAGTACAAGAAGCGCGGCGCGAACCTGCTGCTGCTCGGTTTCCTGCACTACCTGGAAGACGTCGAGTACTTCGGGAAGCACGTGCTGCCCGTCATCCGGGAGAAGGAGGCGGCGCTGCTACGAGCCTCGTGAGTGGCAAGGACGGTTAGAACCGTCCTTGCCACTCACGAGGCCTACTGAGGCAGGTAGACGGTCTGGCCCGGGTGCATGGTCGGGCCGCAGTCCTTGAGCGGACCGCCGAAGCGCGCCTTCTCGACGTCCGGCATGGTCTTCGCGGCGTAGTCCCGGACGGCCTTCAGCTTCTCCGGGCTGGAGACGGCGTCCTTGCGCACGAAGTCCCCGTTGCGTGGCCCGCTGCCCGGGTACACGAAGATCGGCTCGTAGTCGCGGTCGATCCGCGGGTCGACGGTGATGCCGTTGCCCGCGGCCCACGGGCCCCACGAGTGGATGAAGGTCGGCTTGACCTTCTCGAACACGTAGTCGCGCAGCCCCGGCAGGTCGCCCTTCTTGAGGAAGTCCGCGACGTCCGCCTCGACCAGCCCGGCCATGTCGACCAGGTGCAGGCGGCTGGTCATCGACGAGCCGCCGAGGTCCGGCAGCAGCAGCGACGCCTGCTGGAGGCCGAGGATGTCGGCCATGGTGTTGAAGCCGCGGCCGAAGCGGTCGGCGATGAGGCAGGCGGGCACCGTCGGGACCTCTTGGAACTTCTTCGACGCCGACGCGAACCCCATCCCGGACGGGATCGCGGCCGCGACCAGCACGAGCACCACGACGGTCCGCAGCACCGCACGGGAACGGCGCATCAGTTCGCCGGCGGCCAGCGTTCCCGCCAGCACCGAGAGGATCCAGATCGGGGTCGCGAAGCGGTGCTGGCCCATCCAGTCCGGGACCATCACGCCGTAGGCGACGATGCCCAGCGCCAGCGGCACCAGCAGCGCGATCAGCGCGCGCCGCCATTCCGCCCGGACCAGCGCGTACCCGATGGTCAGCGCCAGCAGGATCGTCCCGGCGACACCGGCGTAGCCGACCAGCTCGAAGGGCTGCTTCAGCGCCGAGAGACCGGGCAGGCCCTGTCCCTTCGCGATGGACGGGTTCGCCAGCAGCCTGCCGAACTCCGCGATCCGCCAGGCGAGATACGCCCCGAACGGGATCGCGAACGCGACCATGGACACCACGACGAGTTTGACGCTCTGCCCCAGCAGCGGCTTCCGCAGCTGGAACAGGACGACGAGCGGGTACGCGCCGCCGTAGATCAGGCCTTCGGGGCGGGTCAGCGCGGCGAACGCGACCAGGATCCCGGACCAGACGGCGACCTTCGCGGTGAGCACGGTGTCCTTGCGGACCGCCACGAACAGCAGCACGGCCAGCCACGCGACGGCCATCCCGAACAGCGAGTTCTCCAGACCGGAGATCGTCCAGATGACGAACGACGGGATCGCGGCCAGCGTCAGCCCGACGACCAGCGTCGCCAGCCAGGCGAAGCGCGCGAAGATCTGCCTCGCCGCGATGTGGCAGGCGGCCAGCGTCCCGGCGGTGAACAGGAGGCCCAGCAGCTTGGGGAACAGCACGTAGTCGGGAAGGCCGAACAGCATGCCGCTGTCGAAGATGCCGACGAGCTTGCCGAGCGCCAGCACCACCAGCCACGTCGAGTTCGACCAGCCCTCGACCGACGGCTGGCCCGGCTGCAGCACCGGGCCGATCCCGTCGGCGAAGCTGCGCGCGTAGGAGAAGGTGATGGCCGCGTCGTCGACGATCCAATGGCCATAGAGGGTGGCGTGCCAGGCCAGCGCCGCCACCCCGGCGAGCACCGCCAGGTACGGCGCGACACGGGCGGCCAGGCCACGACGGGCCGGCGTCTCCGCCGGGTCGGGCACGTCTTGTTCGGAAGCTTCGCTGAGTGCGCTCGCCGTCATGTCCCCGTCTTTGCCTTTTCGCTCACGTGCCGTCGCCGAAACTGTAGCCAATACCCCATCGGCCGCCTGCGACACGTCATATCCAGGCGTGATCCGCGCCACATCTCCCTGACCAGGAGGGCGTCGCTCGAGCTGAGGCCGGTTGGTCGAGTGCCTGGCGGGTGCCGCGGCCCGGCTACGAAGCTCCGAAAGCGCGCTTCAAGAGACATTGATCAGGAGAGATGCGAGATGTCGTTCACCAACCGGACCGAGGCGTTGCCGTCCGGGTAGAACTCGACGATCGACAGCGAGGCCAGATCCAGATGCAGGCGGAACAGCAGTGACGGCCCGGCGTCCAGGCCCATCCGCAGCAGCGCCTTGATCGGCGTGACATGGCTGACCAGCACCAGCGTCCGGCCGCCGTACTTCGCGATCAGCTCGTCGCGGGCCTTGCGGACCCGCCGGTGGACGCCGTCGAAGCTCTCCCCGCCCGGCGCCGCGATCGAGGTGTCGGAAAGCCAGCTGGTCTGGAATTCGGGGTCGCGGTCCATGGCCTCTTTGAAGGTGAGGCCCTCCCAGTCGCCGAAATCGGTCTCGATCAGCCCGGGATGGGTCTCGACCCGGCCGCCGAGCGCGTCCGCGATCGCCTGCGCGGTCTGCTGGGTGCGGATCAGCGGCGAGGCGATGATCGGCGCCACCTCGCCGTCGACGACCAGGCCCTCCATCGCGCCGAGGCGTTTCGCGGCGGCGGCCGCCTGCTGCTTGCCGTGCTCGGTGAGGGGCACGTCGCCGCGGCCGGAATACCGCTTCTCGACCGACATCGCCGTCTGGCCGTGCCGCACGAGGAGCAGTTTGGTCGGTGTCCCGGTCGCGCCGGTCCAGCCGACGGGGCTGACCCTGTCCTGCTTCACGGTCTTCTTCGGCGCTTCCGCCTGCTTCCCGGCGTCCATCGCCTCGTTCGCGAGCCCGTCGGCGTGGGAGTTCTCCGCGCGCGGGATCCACTCGTAGCGCACGCGCGAGAACCGCGCCGCCAGCTCCTTGGCCTCGGCGTTCAGCGGCTGCATCGACGGGTGCTTGACCTTCCAGCGCCCGGACATCTGCTCCACCACGAGCTTCGAGTCCATCCGGACGTCCACTGTGGACGCTCCGAGCTCGGCGGCCGCGGCGAGCCCGGCGATCAGGCCGCCGTATTCGGCGACGTTGTTGGTCGCGATGCCGACGTAGGCCTTGCGCTCGGCGAGCACCTCACCGGTGGCCGCGTCCTTGACGACCGCGCCGTATCCGGCGGGCCCCGGGTTGCCCCGCGAACCGCCGTCGGCCTCGACGAGCACGTGGTCGGTCACAGGCCGGACTCCAGCGTGCGCACCAGGATGGCGCCGCAGTTCTCGCACTGGATGACGTTGTCCTCCGGGGCCGCCTTGATCTCGGCGATCTCGCGGCGGTCG from Amycolatopsis sp. EV170708-02-1 includes:
- a CDS encoding AAA family ATPase produces the protein MHTEVNPESPFGGPSVPKRRAAGLLGRDSELDTITGLFRAALHGRAVSAVVVGEFGMGKSAVLTAAGELAGATGFTVAIATASRLETHLSGGVGRQLIEGLTHAAADPGSPRPRTPHAAEILPDHRPRTEQEQTEALDAFCHAVRQAAEQGPVFLGIDNIHLADPWSMRCLAYIRHRVEQLPVVVVLTSLIGHLQTGEVALLEMSGCTPATIRLRGLGTRHVAEFLRISPGRFAEECREVTGGNPFLLGALRRRLVPGMDPDTAGSAMIGEVLRVRMHEYTAAPKMLEAVAILGEDASFDLLAQLAGVDEGTAMEAIDTMVRVHLLSNSHRPSLTYRFVRNSVLADMPLTTRAVTQSRAARLLHDAGAAPERVGVHLLEATAIRIPWAVDVLRLAARHSVVEGDPELSVQFLSRALEERLSERKRMAILLQLAHAEFHCDPDSAPARVREAVDHIDDRETAAFVATAMILSLCCGPDARLAINSAGQFAARLDAGGPDAVWPLLCMTYLAEAGSRLGPPPDFRDFERQWAPLNDPAAQQSRSGLLALDTVRGGTSSANAVRHFGEALSGEQPELFEQPYFFTLATAALADEPALTDKLCQVLDTKRLPWDFHVPKGALATLARGIALQAGGDLVRASVHFESLVRQFDERGVTSRCPIAVLCAARLVEVSVDLGRHDVAKALLERIDFGATQALFTHNYLLYARGRLRAATGEPELGYEDLRGCGRRLEHHGMRFPGFAPWRAHAARTALALGRTDAAARLAEEDLEAAERWGAPRILGGALTTAGLVREDDEGERLLAKAVDVLGGSTAKLALAEALTELGVLQARHGQAEKAVGTLRTAVQSSKHCGARPLERRAAEALRDARTSLTTAKDNEHGLTKQEYRVALMASQGLTNREIAEALHLTRRTVELHLSGAYRKLGITGRTELSSALGRSQRVDAD
- the sfnG gene encoding dimethylsulfone monooxygenase SfnG, with translation MPGIASEPLKFAYWVPNVSGGLVTSDIEQRTDWGYEYNRDLAVLAENSGFEYALSQVRYTASYGAAYQHESTGFSLALLLATQRLKVIAAVHPGLWHPGVLAKFIASADVISGGRAAVNVVSGWFKDEFTGLGEPWLEHDERYRRSEEFIRVLKELWTNDHAEFTGDFYRIHDFDIEPKPVGRPHPEIFQGGNSTAARKLAGRVSDWYFSNGKDFDGFSEQVEDVRGYAAANDHTVRFGLNGFVIARETESEAKAVLREIVEKADTEAVEGFRSAVKQAGSSTSDKKGMWADSEFQDLVQYNDGFRTGLIGTPEQIADRAIEYKKRGANLLLLGFLHYLEDVEYFGKHVLPVIREKEAALLRAS
- a CDS encoding bifunctional RNase H/acid phosphatase is translated as MTDHVLVEADGGSRGNPGPAGYGAVVKDAATGEVLAERKAYVGIATNNVAEYGGLIAGLAAAAELGASTVDVRMDSKLVVEQMSGRWKVKHPSMQPLNAEAKELAARFSRVRYEWIPRAENSHADGLANEAMDAGKQAEAPKKTVKQDRVSPVGWTGATGTPTKLLLVRHGQTAMSVEKRYSGRGDVPLTEHGKQQAAAAAKRLGAMEGLVVDGEVAPIIASPLIRTQQTAQAIADALGGRVETHPGLIETDFGDWEGLTFKEAMDRDPEFQTSWLSDTSIAAPGGESFDGVHRRVRKARDELIAKYGGRTLVLVSHVTPIKALLRMGLDAGPSLLFRLHLDLASLSIVEFYPDGNASVRLVNDISHLS